The sequence GACCGGGATTTTGCTGGGTCGTTTACCGAGGCGTTCGGCGAGGACCTGGATACTGCCTGGCAGGAGTTCGTCGACCGGTTGCGGCGGGGCTGATGGGGAGATGAATTCACGAGGTCTGATTTGCCGTTGATGTTGTACTGACGCCGGGTGGCGACCCCGGAATTGTGGAGTTCTGGATGAGAAGAGCGGAAAAAGAGATTACCGACCGAGGGGAGCAGGAGGAGATCATCCGCGAGTGCCAGGTCTGTCACGTGGCCATGGCGGATGGGGACTCGCCGTACCTGGTGGCGATGAACTTCGGCTACGAAGAGGGCGTCATCTACCTGCATAGCGCCGTGGAGGGGCGGAAAATCGATATCCTGCGGCGCAACAGCCGGGTCTGCTGTGCCTTCGATACCGGCCACGGACTGGTGCAGGCCGAAACCCCCTGTGCCTGGGGGATGCGCTTTCGGAGCGTCATCGCCTTTGGCACTGCCACCTTGCTGGAGAGCCGGGAGGAAAAGGTGGCAGCCCTGCAGGTCATCATGAACCAGTACGGCGAAGGTGAGTTCAGTTTTCCGCCGGCTGCAGTCGCCAAGACCGCCGTGATCAGGGTCGAGATCGAGGAAATGACCGGGAAAAAGACCGGCTGTTGACCCCTGCCCAGTCGGAGGAGGAAGTTTTCTCCCGGCTGCCGCTTTCCCAAAGCCTACCAGACCACACTCACCCCGATCCTGGCAAAGGGGCTGTCATCGACCTTGACGTCGTCCCTGGCGCCGTCATAGAAGACGAACTTCCTGTCAAAGGCGTAACCTGCCGCGATGTTGAGCTTGATTGCGGAAAACAGGAGGAATTCGGCCCCGGCAAGCGCCCGGTAATCCCGGTAGCTGATGATCTTCGCCCCGAGCGAGGCGTCATGCAGTTGATACTCGCTGCTGGCAAACTCTCCGCCGATGTAATAACTCGACGTCTTGTCCGGGCTGTACGTTACCCCTGGCCGGGGAGCGGCCAGACTGAGGGTCCAGTGTTCGTCGGGCCGGTACATGGCCCCGATGATGGGGAGTACCGGGAGGGACTCGAA comes from Geobacter sp. and encodes:
- a CDS encoding pyridoxamine 5'-phosphate oxidase family protein is translated as MRRAEKEITDRGEQEEIIRECQVCHVAMADGDSPYLVAMNFGYEEGVIYLHSAVEGRKIDILRRNSRVCCAFDTGHGLVQAETPCAWGMRFRSVIAFGTATLLESREEKVAALQVIMNQYGEGEFSFPPAAVAKTAVIRVEIEEMTGKKTGC